One Podarcis muralis chromosome 1, rPodMur119.hap1.1, whole genome shotgun sequence genomic window carries:
- the TMEM37 gene encoding voltage-dependent calcium channel gamma-like subunit, which produces MTAIAVQAQWLLTRRRRTRSFFEMFIRSLIILCVAIAIVLSSIAVCDGHWLFAKGKLFGLWHFCTVGNNSALKCATDLTLANVRGINAGMTFARSLVSFAVVVAIFGLELLMVSQVCEDVNSRRKWSMGSILVLLSFLLSFTGVLSFLFLLRDHITLTGFTLTYWCEFISAFLFFLNGISGLHLNNITFPWNRMRKN; this is translated from the exons ATGACAGCCATCGCAGTGCAG GCCCAGTGGTTACTCACTCGTAGAAGACGGACAAGATCGTTTTTTGAGATGTTCATCAGGAGCCTGATTATCCTCTGCGTTGCAATAGCCATTGTCCTGTCCTCCATTGCTGTGTGTGATGGGCACTGGCTTTTTGCCAAGGGAAAGCTCTTTGGACTGTGGCACTTCTGCACAGTCGGGAACAATAGTGCCCTGAAATGTGCCACTGATCTCACGTTGGCCAACGTTCGAGGGATCAACGCGGGAATGACTTTTGCAAGAAGTCTGGTGTCTTTTGCTGTTGTCGTCGCAATCTTTGGCCTGGAACTTCTCATGGTCTCCCAAGTCTGTGAAGACGTCAACTCCAGGAGGAAGTGGTCGATGGGATCGATCCTCGTTCTTCTCTCGTTCCTGCTCTCATTCACTGGAGTTCTGAGCTTCTTATTCCTTCTGAGGGACCACATCACTCTCACGGGTTTCACACTAACCTATTGGTGTGAATTCATTtctgccttccttttcttcctgaaTGGAATCAGTGGACTTCATCTTAACAACATCACATTTCCGTGGAATAGAATGAGAAAAAATTGA